Proteins from a genomic interval of Sphingobacterium lactis:
- the prmC gene encoding peptide chain release factor N(5)-glutamine methyltransferase — protein sequence MSNLLSIRQQFETSLSPIYDREEITNLFHITCEHILNLKRMQLTLRMQEALTGEELQQFNLILEQLISGKPIQHILGKAPFYGMEFFVTEDTLIPRPETEELVDLIIKDTQDKSGLRLIDIGTGSGCIAISLAKHLQDARVEAVDISAAAIHVAQENARQHQVNIDFKCLDILEWELTFDDQQRFDIIVSNPPYITQEEKGAMHRNVLQFEPHTALFVEDAAPLLFYDYIASFAEQHLEKDGVLYFEINQYLAEETKDLLLKKGFADVQILNDINAVPRMIKAKF from the coding sequence ATGAGCAATCTTCTTTCCATACGACAGCAGTTTGAAACTTCGCTTTCTCCGATTTACGATCGGGAAGAAATCACGAACCTGTTCCATATTACCTGCGAACATATCCTGAACCTGAAGCGGATGCAGCTCACGTTGCGGATGCAGGAGGCGTTGACAGGGGAGGAGCTGCAGCAGTTCAACCTTATCCTAGAGCAACTTATATCGGGGAAACCCATTCAACATATCCTCGGCAAGGCGCCGTTCTATGGGATGGAATTTTTCGTAACGGAAGATACATTGATCCCCAGACCGGAAACAGAGGAATTGGTGGATTTGATCATTAAAGATACCCAGGATAAATCTGGATTACGCCTAATCGATATCGGGACCGGATCAGGATGTATAGCGATCAGTCTGGCCAAGCACCTTCAGGATGCACGGGTGGAAGCCGTGGATATTTCAGCTGCAGCGATTCACGTCGCGCAGGAAAATGCACGCCAGCATCAGGTGAACATAGATTTTAAGTGTTTGGATATCCTGGAATGGGAGCTGACCTTTGACGATCAGCAGCGGTTTGACATCATCGTAAGTAATCCACCATACATCACACAGGAGGAAAAAGGGGCGATGCACCGCAATGTCCTGCAATTTGAGCCACACACCGCCCTGTTTGTGGAAGATGCCGCACCGCTTTTATTTTACGATTATATTGCCTCCTTTGCAGAGCAGCATCTCGAAAAGGATGGTGTCCTCTATTTTGAGATCAATCAGTACCTGGCTGAGGAAACCAAAGACCTTTTGCTCAAGAAAGGTTTTGCCGATGTTCAGATCCTGAACGACATCAATGCTGTGCCGCGGATGATCAAAGCAAAGTTTTAA
- a CDS encoding substrate import-associated zinc metallohydrolase lipoprotein, whose product MMKKKHNYIATNLQVMKTVACVMLAFMVLSGCTKEDAIPSEPIPNLGGYKPAGNPTIDSWIKKNLTDPFNVTVKYQYDPFEVDFMKNTTPAKEEFVIPTMELVKQCMIEPYIKNSDSAFVKKIVPKLWVLVGSGQYNDDGTVVLGQAEGANKITLMDVNKYAKTKLFVQSSNHTVQHETAHILHQTRVYAPAFKYVNPEYYTTTWHNYTDKQAYNLGFVRNYAMASADEDFVETISYLLVYGQTAYDNLVKGSSEAGKNRLRVKEQLVIEYFKEKWNMDFRQLQADVQASIYNYIENQG is encoded by the coding sequence ATGATGAAAAAGAAACATAATTACATAGCAACAAATCTGCAGGTCATGAAAACAGTGGCATGTGTCATGCTTGCCTTCATGGTGCTGAGTGGCTGTACGAAGGAAGACGCCATCCCTTCCGAGCCAATCCCAAACTTGGGTGGATATAAACCTGCAGGGAATCCAACGATTGACAGCTGGATTAAGAAAAATTTGACAGATCCATTTAATGTGACGGTGAAATATCAATATGATCCCTTTGAGGTCGATTTTATGAAGAACACGACTCCTGCAAAGGAAGAGTTCGTCATTCCGACCATGGAATTGGTAAAACAATGCATGATCGAACCGTACATCAAAAACAGCGATAGCGCCTTTGTGAAGAAGATCGTTCCGAAGCTATGGGTGCTTGTGGGCAGTGGACAATATAATGATGACGGGACGGTGGTTTTGGGTCAGGCAGAAGGTGCGAACAAGATTACCCTGATGGATGTGAACAAATATGCCAAGACTAAATTGTTCGTTCAATCCTCGAACCATACGGTTCAGCACGAAACCGCGCATATCTTGCACCAGACGCGTGTCTATGCGCCAGCTTTCAAGTATGTTAACCCGGAATATTATACGACCACTTGGCACAACTATACCGACAAGCAGGCCTATAATCTAGGCTTTGTACGGAATTACGCCATGGCATCTGCGGATGAGGACTTTGTGGAAACGATATCCTATCTGTTGGTCTACGGGCAAACCGCTTACGACAACCTGGTTAAAGGGTCATCGGAAGCTGGAAAGAACAGACTTCGCGTGAAGGAGCAGTTGGTTATCGAATATTTCAAGGAAAAATGGAATATGGATTTCCGTCAACTGCAAGCGGATGTGCAAGCGAGCATATACAACTACATTGAAAACCAGGGATAA
- a CDS encoding SusC/RagA family TonB-linked outer membrane protein, with translation MIAKKIDADQFACQGIGKPRKKRFVRLLRLKFFFLTFLCVNLQSFAAIFGQEITLSVRNASLKSVLNEIQKQSECNILANESYFRNAKAVTVDLRNATLSKALEEVFKNQPITYTIQNNIITLVPARSNSGSTAPAAAQTVATGTVRGNNGPLEGVTVREKGTNNRAATNGSGQFSLRVSSAQPVLQFTNVGYQTREVTYRGTPLNVTLSSSDENIDEVVITGYQTIRKRTFTGASTTLKAEDIRRDGVADVSRMLEGQVAGVTVQNVSGTFGAAPKIRVRGATSITGENKPLWVVDGIVLEDVVNISNEQLSTGDPSTLLGSAVAGINPDDIETFEILKDAAATSLYGARAMNGVVVITTKKGKAGKLVTSYTGNFTTSLKPSYNSFDILDSYNQMKIFNEMDMKGWLTYTNVLLQPRYGVYGTMAKELGYNEDTGGFNLTNDPDAKAKYLDRFARINTNWFDALFNNSLRHEHALSLSGGSEKIQTYASASILEDAGWAKGNEARRLTANLRTTFKPNDKLTYGFLANAYIRDQNAPGTLQRSTKEQGGFNREFDINPFTYALNTSRTTPIYNEDGSYFYVRNNFAPFNILEELDNNYMDIKSTDFKLQGELRYKILPSLTYSLDAAYRYVKTSQDHMIMENSNMPRAYRAGTIYDPAGENSTIAAINPYLFRIYNNAEAQPISVLPYGGFRNRNTVDMDNYTFRNSLNYNSKFGDDHRLDLFAFQELRYVERTNSEYRGVGYQYERGGVPNIDPTIFEYFASRGETYYDVQPTRERYLAFAGTGTYSYKDKINVGGTVRYDGTNAMGKSKIGRWLPTWNVSASWNVDGEPWFDNQDVLSSLKLRTSYGLVASIGIAKNSGLVLRNSLAPRPYITENEPIMNIERLANTELTWEKMYKWNIGTDMSFLNGRYTLTVDYYDHKSFDLIGELRTSSIGGETIKTANYANLTAKGLEVTVGATVVKNDDWRYHTSLNFGYNVSNIEDLRGNPTINTLSSPNGGPLQGYPQRGLFSVKYIGLNPVNGAPVFVNQDGVIGNNVYMNSPFISNLVYDGPIDPTLSGGFNHIVSYKNLQLNLLITGSMGNKIRMNPAFFDNYTDLNALSWDFVNRWVLNSDNEVPSILGKREAQLLAGQYPNSAYNFSDPRVADGGFIRLKQVRLSYNLPSKWVQGIKFQNASVSLVGNNIWLIYADDRLNGQDPEFFASGGVALPLSRDYTFSLKLGF, from the coding sequence ATGATAGCCAAGAAAATTGATGCTGATCAATTTGCATGTCAGGGAATTGGCAAACCGCGAAAGAAAAGGTTTGTCAGATTGCTTCGTTTGAAGTTTTTCTTTCTGACCTTTTTATGTGTTAACCTACAGTCTTTTGCGGCCATCTTTGGGCAGGAGATTACCCTATCGGTGCGGAATGCGAGCCTAAAATCTGTTTTGAACGAAATCCAGAAACAGTCGGAGTGCAATATTCTGGCAAATGAATCGTATTTCAGGAATGCAAAGGCCGTAACGGTAGACCTGCGAAATGCCACCCTTTCAAAAGCTTTGGAAGAGGTTTTCAAAAACCAGCCGATTACCTATACGATCCAGAATAACATCATCACCTTGGTACCTGCAAGATCAAATTCCGGGTCTACAGCGCCAGCTGCCGCACAGACCGTGGCAACGGGTACTGTACGTGGGAACAACGGTCCCTTGGAAGGGGTAACTGTCCGCGAGAAAGGGACCAACAACCGGGCCGCGACAAACGGCAGCGGACAGTTCAGCTTGCGCGTATCATCGGCTCAACCTGTGTTGCAGTTCACCAATGTGGGCTATCAAACCCGGGAGGTGACCTATCGGGGAACACCATTGAACGTCACACTATCGTCTTCCGATGAGAACATCGATGAGGTAGTTATCACTGGTTACCAGACCATCCGTAAACGGACATTTACAGGTGCATCCACCACGTTGAAGGCTGAGGATATCCGCAGGGATGGTGTTGCCGATGTCAGTAGAATGTTGGAAGGTCAAGTGGCCGGGGTAACCGTGCAGAACGTATCGGGAACATTCGGTGCGGCACCTAAGATCCGTGTCCGTGGTGCTACGTCCATCACAGGGGAAAATAAACCTTTATGGGTAGTGGATGGTATCGTATTGGAAGATGTGGTCAACATCTCCAACGAGCAGCTTTCCACGGGTGACCCGAGTACCCTATTGGGGTCCGCTGTTGCCGGTATCAACCCGGATGACATCGAAACCTTCGAGATCCTTAAAGATGCGGCGGCAACTTCACTTTACGGTGCGCGTGCGATGAACGGTGTGGTGGTAATCACCACCAAAAAGGGTAAAGCCGGTAAATTGGTTACTTCATACACCGGAAACTTTACAACTTCCCTGAAACCAAGTTACAACTCGTTCGATATCCTGGATTCCTACAACCAGATGAAAATCTTCAATGAGATGGATATGAAAGGTTGGCTGACCTATACAAACGTGCTGTTGCAACCTCGCTATGGTGTCTATGGAACCATGGCAAAAGAATTGGGTTACAACGAAGACACTGGAGGTTTCAATCTGACCAATGATCCGGATGCAAAGGCTAAATACTTGGACCGCTTTGCACGCATCAACACGAATTGGTTCGATGCCTTATTCAACAACTCTTTGCGTCATGAACACGCCCTATCCCTAAGTGGTGGTAGCGAGAAAATCCAAACTTATGCTTCGGCGAGTATCCTGGAAGATGCAGGTTGGGCAAAAGGAAACGAAGCAAGAAGGCTTACAGCCAACTTAAGAACAACATTCAAACCGAATGATAAATTAACGTATGGATTTTTGGCGAATGCCTATATCCGCGACCAGAATGCGCCAGGTACATTGCAGCGCTCAACCAAAGAGCAAGGTGGTTTCAACCGTGAATTTGATATCAACCCATTCACCTATGCCTTGAACACCAGCCGTACAACGCCAATTTATAACGAAGATGGAAGCTACTTCTACGTACGCAACAACTTTGCACCGTTCAATATCCTTGAAGAATTGGACAACAACTACATGGACATCAAGTCCACGGATTTTAAATTGCAGGGAGAATTACGCTACAAGATCCTACCATCCTTAACGTATTCCTTAGATGCTGCTTACCGCTATGTGAAAACATCGCAGGATCACATGATCATGGAGAACTCCAATATGCCAAGAGCATATCGCGCCGGAACGATTTATGATCCAGCGGGCGAGAACTCGACCATCGCGGCCATCAACCCGTATTTATTCCGCATCTATAACAATGCGGAAGCTCAACCGATTTCCGTTCTACCGTATGGTGGATTCCGGAACCGGAACACCGTTGATATGGACAACTACACCTTCCGTAATTCCCTGAATTACAACAGTAAGTTTGGTGATGACCACCGTTTGGATCTATTCGCATTCCAGGAATTACGCTATGTGGAGCGGACAAACTCGGAATACCGCGGTGTTGGTTATCAATATGAACGTGGTGGTGTTCCGAATATCGATCCGACCATTTTTGAATATTTCGCTTCCCGTGGGGAGACCTATTACGATGTACAACCGACCAGAGAACGCTATCTAGCATTCGCAGGAACGGGTACCTATTCCTACAAGGATAAGATCAACGTGGGCGGTACGGTACGTTATGATGGTACCAATGCGATGGGTAAGAGCAAGATTGGCCGTTGGTTACCGACCTGGAACGTGTCAGCATCCTGGAACGTGGATGGCGAGCCATGGTTCGACAATCAGGATGTTCTTTCCAGCTTAAAGCTACGTACAAGCTACGGTTTGGTAGCAAGTATCGGTATTGCGAAAAACTCCGGATTGGTATTGCGTAATTCATTGGCTCCACGCCCATACATTACCGAAAACGAACCGATCATGAACATCGAGCGCCTGGCGAACACTGAATTGACTTGGGAGAAAATGTACAAATGGAATATCGGTACGGACATGTCCTTTTTAAATGGCCGATACACTTTGACCGTTGACTATTACGACCACAAGAGTTTCGACCTGATCGGTGAGTTGAGAACATCATCCATCGGTGGTGAGACCATCAAGACAGCAAACTACGCCAACTTAACGGCGAAAGGTCTTGAGGTTACCGTTGGTGCAACCGTAGTGAAGAATGACGATTGGAGATACCACACTTCCCTGAATTTCGGATACAACGTATCGAACATTGAGGACCTACGCGGTAACCCAACGATCAATACCCTATCCTCTCCGAATGGTGGCCCATTACAAGGTTACCCACAACGTGGATTGTTCTCGGTGAAATACATCGGCCTAAATCCAGTGAACGGAGCACCAGTATTTGTTAATCAAGATGGCGTCATTGGCAATAATGTCTACATGAACTCTCCTTTTATTAGCAACCTGGTATATGATGGACCGATAGATCCTACCCTCTCGGGAGGCTTTAACCATATTGTTTCCTACAAGAACCTTCAGCTAAATTTGTTAATTACGGGATCTATGGGTAATAAAATCAGAATGAACCCAGCGTTTTTCGACAACTACACTGATCTTAATGCGCTATCATGGGATTTCGTAAACCGTTGGGTTCTAAATTCTGATAATGAAGTGCCATCCATCCTAGGAAAACGAGAAGCACAATTGTTAGCGGGTCAATACCCGAACAGTGCTTACAACTTTTCGGATCCCCGTGTTGCCGATGGAGGTTTCATTCGCTTGAAGCAGGTTCGCCTGAGCTATAACTTACCAAGCAAATGGGTTCAGGGCATCAAGTTCCAGAATGCTTCTGTCAGTTTAGTGGGGAACAACATCTGGTTAATCTATGCCGATGACCGCTTGAATGGCCAAGATCCTGAATTCTTTGCGTCCGGTGGTGTGGCTTTACCACTTTCCCGTGACTATACCTTTTCATTAAAATTAGGCTTCTAA
- a CDS encoding serine hydrolase domain-containing protein produces MKSLLILALSYILGCSTVFSQKIELQKIDSFVNYIEQNNRGIGSISIFNDGREIYNRSFGQSKLLDIQYNADTKYQIGSITKLVTATLIFKLIEDGKLRLDDPISKFYPNIPNSNDIKIKNLMNHSSGLGDFLEKKDNTSWLTEKVSQDEIFDEIVSQGVLFQPNEKTEYSNTGYFLLARIVEKLYDDDYATIVAEKIANPLNLKNFASLTPSTSNIFPSYEYTDKWEKVKDLEFSNVIGIGDIVSTAKDLNTFLYNLSHYKILQKESIEKMKPNLERDEEFGMGLMAIPFYEHVSFGHVGDTYGTHSIVSYNENDHLGFSFAYNGERVPHNDILIGILSIIYGKNYKYPDFNTIITESEELDKFVGTYSSPDLPLKFIIRKEGNELFGQATGQSSFPLECYDENKFKNDQAELKLIFKPMENKMILNQDGEKIEMKRE; encoded by the coding sequence ATGAAATCATTATTAATTCTTGCATTATCATACATTTTAGGTTGTTCTACAGTTTTTTCACAAAAAATTGAACTACAAAAAATAGATAGTTTTGTTAATTATATTGAACAAAACAATAGAGGCATTGGTAGCATTTCAATTTTTAATGATGGAAGAGAAATTTATAACAGAAGTTTTGGACAATCAAAACTATTAGATATTCAATATAACGCTGATACAAAATATCAAATAGGTTCAATAACTAAACTTGTTACTGCAACGTTAATATTCAAGCTTATTGAAGATGGGAAGCTAAGATTAGACGATCCCATATCAAAATTTTATCCTAATATCCCAAATTCTAATGATATTAAAATTAAAAATCTGATGAATCATTCTAGCGGATTGGGTGACTTTTTAGAAAAAAAGGATAATACGAGTTGGCTAACTGAAAAAGTAAGTCAGGATGAAATTTTTGATGAAATAGTCAGTCAGGGTGTTTTATTTCAACCTAATGAAAAAACTGAATATTCAAATACTGGATATTTTCTTTTAGCACGAATCGTAGAAAAACTATATGATGATGATTATGCTACAATAGTAGCAGAAAAGATTGCCAATCCATTAAATCTTAAAAATTTTGCTTCTTTAACACCTTCAACATCAAACATATTTCCTTCTTATGAGTATACTGACAAATGGGAAAAAGTAAAAGATCTGGAGTTTTCAAATGTTATCGGAATTGGTGATATTGTTTCTACGGCAAAAGATTTAAATACATTTCTTTACAATTTAAGTCATTATAAGATTTTGCAAAAGGAAAGTATTGAAAAAATGAAGCCAAATTTGGAGAGGGATGAAGAATTTGGAATGGGGCTGATGGCCATTCCTTTTTATGAACATGTATCATTTGGACACGTAGGTGATACTTACGGCACGCATTCCATAGTGTCTTATAATGAAAACGATCATTTGGGGTTTAGCTTTGCTTATAATGGAGAACGCGTCCCTCATAACGATATCTTAATTGGAATCTTGAGTATCATTTACGGCAAAAATTACAAATATCCAGATTTTAATACCATTATCACAGAATCTGAAGAATTAGATAAATTTGTTGGGACTTATTCAAGTCCAGACTTGCCCTTAAAATTCATTATAAGAAAAGAGGGTAATGAATTATTTGGTCAAGCTACAGGGCAATCGTCATTTCCCTTGGAGTGTTACGATGAAAATAAATTTAAGAATGACCAAGCGGAATTGAAGCTTATATTCAAACCAATGGAAAATAAAATGATATTAAATCAGGATGGAGAGAAAATAGAGATGAAGAGAGAATAA
- a CDS encoding FecR family protein, which translates to MSQKAVFTELLHKYVQNTISKNEFQEFFLLMNQLSAKDLDEAFQQIQGTTPTNAQDLTPSFPSGADHEAKLNQIWNRLEQEAIANNGTPIIPLKRENRFFNYGKWAAIAAVFILVFGIGFHFYNRETAQPEALAQEEILPAQDESVITLPNGKEIIIKDHIDGVLFADENFKVVKNANDELKIEAVKANESISEVLQYSTVQTSTGGFSSFVLPDGSKVFLSSRSSLKFPTKFAATAREVNLTGEGYFEVEKNPKAPFRVVTENQVVEVLGTHFNVRVYPDEKEQLTTLVEGKVKVSDKRSTDPNEFVILNPGEQATFSNNNLNKRSVETDVVTGWKTNRFIYRNSHLYTVLKDIERWYGVSFTFSTTELPQQYIFGNVSRDVPLDQLLKVISSNTGLKFTTKERRIYVNP; encoded by the coding sequence ATGTCACAGAAAGCTGTATTTACAGAGTTATTGCACAAGTATGTTCAGAATACCATCAGCAAGAATGAATTCCAAGAATTCTTTTTGCTCATGAACCAGCTTTCAGCGAAAGACCTTGATGAGGCTTTTCAGCAAATTCAAGGCACTACCCCTACTAACGCACAAGATCTAACGCCATCCTTTCCTTCCGGAGCGGACCATGAAGCGAAACTTAACCAGATATGGAATCGCCTGGAACAGGAGGCAATTGCCAATAATGGCACCCCTATTATACCGCTAAAAAGAGAAAATCGTTTTTTTAATTATGGGAAGTGGGCAGCGATAGCAGCCGTGTTCATTTTGGTATTCGGTATAGGTTTTCATTTCTATAACCGCGAAACAGCGCAACCTGAAGCATTGGCCCAGGAGGAAATCCTTCCTGCGCAAGATGAATCGGTCATCACGCTTCCGAATGGCAAGGAAATTATCATCAAGGACCATATCGATGGCGTGCTATTTGCCGACGAGAATTTCAAGGTGGTCAAGAATGCCAACGATGAACTGAAAATTGAAGCCGTAAAGGCCAATGAATCGATTTCTGAAGTGTTACAATACAGTACTGTTCAGACCTCAACAGGTGGATTCAGCTCCTTCGTACTTCCTGATGGCTCCAAGGTATTCCTGAGCAGCCGCTCCTCCCTGAAGTTCCCAACAAAATTTGCGGCTACCGCAAGAGAGGTGAATTTAACAGGCGAAGGCTACTTTGAGGTGGAGAAAAATCCTAAGGCTCCTTTTCGGGTAGTGACGGAGAATCAGGTTGTTGAAGTTTTGGGGACCCACTTCAATGTTCGGGTGTATCCGGATGAAAAAGAGCAGTTGACCACCCTGGTGGAAGGGAAAGTGAAAGTGAGTGACAAGCGTTCAACTGATCCGAATGAATTCGTGATCCTGAACCCAGGAGAGCAGGCCACCTTTAGCAACAACAACTTGAACAAACGCTCCGTAGAAACGGATGTGGTTACGGGATGGAAAACCAACAGGTTCATTTACCGCAATAGCCACCTTTATACGGTCCTGAAGGATATCGAGCGCTGGTACGGTGTATCCTTCACCTTCAGCACAACTGAACTTCCGCAACAATACATTTTCGGAAATGTTTCCCGCGATGTGCCTTTAGACCAATTGTTGAAAGTTATTTCCTCCAATACAGGCTTGAAATTTACAACGAAGGAAAGGAGGATTTATGTGAATCCTTAA
- a CDS encoding RNA polymerase sigma factor produces the protein MLNTQILGLINGDVRAFEQVYKHFSKPLLRHIHSITKDEEQSFDILQMTFIKIWHNRQEIDQEKSFQAFLYQIANNLSIDYLRKVAKDLKKQEELWNNSIIHSLSVEEEYIIKEKKKIIEAVIDQLPQQQQRVFRLIKMEGHSYAEAAEILQLSPATVSNHLTAAVKSVREILTNNSNQLFFILFIINGLI, from the coding sequence ATGTTGAATACTCAAATTTTGGGTTTGATCAATGGGGATGTACGTGCTTTTGAGCAAGTGTACAAGCACTTCTCAAAACCATTGCTTCGCCATATCCATTCGATCACCAAAGATGAGGAGCAATCATTTGATATCCTTCAGATGACATTCATCAAAATTTGGCACAACAGACAGGAAATTGACCAAGAAAAATCATTTCAAGCTTTTCTATACCAGATTGCGAATAACCTTTCGATCGATTATCTGCGAAAGGTAGCGAAGGATTTGAAGAAGCAAGAGGAACTATGGAACAATAGTATTATCCACAGCCTATCCGTGGAAGAGGAATATATTATTAAAGAGAAAAAGAAAATCATTGAAGCAGTAATCGACCAATTACCGCAGCAACAACAGCGCGTTTTTCGCCTGATAAAAATGGAAGGGCACAGCTATGCCGAAGCAGCGGAAATCCTGCAGCTATCCCCTGCCACAGTTTCCAACCATTTAACTGCCGCCGTGAAGTCGGTTCGCGAAATTCTTACGAACAACAGCAACCAACTGTTTTTTATCCTATTCATTATCAATGGTTTAATTTAG
- a CDS encoding RagB/SusD family nutrient uptake outer membrane protein, which produces MKFKHIYKVGILSLFVLTGCNKYLEVDPDNRAELNSANAARELLATAYPQASYVMISESMSDNFSDKGPFGGSLVNPVNRDVYLFQENILSNGPDSPDFYWAACYKAIAAANQTLAYIENAGNTRDLLPYKGEALLCRAYAHFMLSVFFARPYGDVSPETNPGIPYVKEVEDVVLKKYSRGTVKSMYDNIQADLEEGLALIGDQSGANSDASAYHFNKRSAYAFATRFYLFKKDYANVIKYSKLVFPNDVLITSSIRDVVSYRPLPYLVLAETWSSRTQPTNFLMATAPSQIHTYPSFRYGANGAFATAFMWKTPPVTAADYAWNLYGQENFYNIPKFREYIYQEQIYNIAILLTADEVLFNYAEACIETGDFARAFELFKLYLSKKLVHDRPNAPADLYEWNLEAQFKTLTNSSKRDYYINALLDFKRREFAFEGMRWLDMIRHRIPVHHNVVENAQGITVGANDPRRILQIPLEVQMSGIEQNPR; this is translated from the coding sequence ATGAAATTTAAACATATATATAAAGTAGGCATCCTTTCCCTGTTTGTATTAACGGGATGTAACAAATACCTGGAGGTGGATCCAGATAACCGTGCGGAGTTGAATTCGGCGAATGCGGCACGTGAGCTTCTTGCTACGGCCTATCCGCAGGCATCGTATGTAATGATCTCGGAGAGTATGAGCGACAACTTCTCCGACAAGGGACCATTCGGTGGATCCTTGGTTAACCCGGTCAACCGTGATGTGTATTTATTCCAAGAGAATATCCTGAGCAACGGCCCGGATTCACCGGACTTCTATTGGGCAGCATGTTATAAGGCGATTGCTGCTGCAAATCAGACCTTAGCCTACATCGAAAATGCAGGGAACACACGGGACCTATTACCCTATAAAGGTGAAGCCCTATTGTGTCGGGCATATGCACATTTCATGCTGAGTGTGTTCTTCGCAAGACCGTATGGCGATGTGAGCCCGGAGACAAATCCTGGAATCCCCTATGTTAAGGAAGTAGAAGACGTGGTATTGAAAAAATATAGCCGCGGAACGGTGAAGTCCATGTACGATAATATCCAAGCGGATCTTGAAGAGGGTCTAGCATTGATCGGTGATCAATCCGGAGCCAATTCCGACGCTTCCGCCTACCACTTCAACAAACGTTCGGCCTATGCCTTCGCAACTCGTTTTTACCTTTTCAAAAAAGATTATGCAAACGTAATCAAGTATTCGAAATTGGTATTTCCGAACGATGTATTGATTACATCAAGTATCCGTGATGTGGTATCCTACAGACCACTACCCTACCTGGTTCTGGCAGAGACTTGGTCTTCACGTACGCAACCTACGAATTTCCTGATGGCGACTGCGCCTTCACAAATCCACACCTACCCATCGTTCAGATACGGTGCTAACGGTGCTTTTGCAACAGCATTTATGTGGAAGACTCCGCCCGTTACGGCAGCAGACTATGCCTGGAACCTGTATGGCCAGGAGAATTTTTACAACATTCCGAAATTCAGGGAATACATCTATCAGGAGCAAATCTATAACATTGCTATCCTGCTGACTGCGGATGAAGTGCTCTTCAATTACGCCGAAGCGTGCATTGAGACGGGTGATTTCGCCAGAGCTTTTGAGCTGTTCAAACTTTACCTGAGCAAGAAATTGGTGCATGACCGGCCAAACGCTCCTGCAGATCTATATGAATGGAACCTGGAAGCGCAGTTCAAGACGTTAACAAATTCCAGCAAGCGGGATTACTACATTAACGCCCTATTGGACTTCAAACGTCGTGAATTTGCCTTTGAAGGCATGCGCTGGTTGGACATGATCAGGCACCGTATTCCTGTTCACCACAATGTGGTTGAAAATGCACAGGGAATCACCGTGGGAGCAAATGATCCACGTCGGATTCTTCAGATTCCTTTGGAAGTGCAAATGAGTGGTATAGAGCAAAATCCAAGATAA
- a CDS encoding DUF6624 domain-containing protein: protein MKITLLLVVLALFCGTSSAQVTSYTFDPNNLNKRLVAQLDSIYKEDQDTRMQIVQAQQAGVSRDSLLAMVEVAKKKDLSNIDFMVKFIDKHGWLGPEVVGIQGVQSMFLVIQHADLSIQKKYYPLILKAEQEGKMLSSNVAILEDRMAIREGRPQQYGSQFRTDEASGKNILYPVEDVDQLDDFRKSRGLPPMKDYLPNWTIADYRADLAKSEAFLKSISSRK, encoded by the coding sequence ATGAAAATCACACTTTTACTCGTTGTTTTAGCCCTCTTTTGCGGAACCAGCTCTGCTCAAGTCACTTCCTATACCTTTGACCCCAACAATTTAAATAAAAGATTGGTTGCCCAACTGGATTCGATTTATAAGGAAGACCAGGACACGCGCATGCAGATCGTTCAGGCGCAGCAAGCGGGCGTTTCTCGGGACTCGTTATTGGCCATGGTGGAAGTTGCAAAAAAGAAGGACCTATCGAATATTGATTTTATGGTAAAATTCATCGATAAACACGGGTGGTTGGGTCCGGAAGTGGTGGGTATTCAAGGTGTGCAGAGTATGTTTCTGGTTATTCAACATGCGGATCTTTCCATCCAAAAGAAATATTATCCACTCATTCTGAAAGCGGAACAGGAAGGGAAAATGCTCTCCAGCAATGTCGCCATTCTGGAAGATCGCATGGCTATTCGTGAGGGCAGACCACAGCAATATGGCAGTCAATTCAGAACGGATGAAGCTAGTGGAAAAAACATCCTCTATCCCGTTGAGGACGTTGATCAGCTGGATGACTTCCGGAAATCCCGAGGTTTGCCCCCTATGAAGGACTACCTACCAAATTGGACAATCGCAGATTACCGTGCCGATTTAGCAAAATCAGAGGCCTTTTTAAAATCAATCAGTTCGAGGAAATAA